The genomic region GAAGCTGATTCAAAATCTTCAGACGTTGAATCAGAAAGTGAAGTGAGATGTCCGGCACCGACAAGACCAAGGCAGGGCACGACCTTGCCGGTCCCGTCGTCATCCTGGTCGAGCCGCAGCTTGGCGAGAACATCGGCATGGCCGCGCGCGCGATGGGCAACTTCGCGCTGTCGAGGATGCGCATCGTGAACCCGCGCGACGGCTGGCCGAACATTGCCGCCCAGCGCGCCGCCGCCGGCGCCGACCACATCATCGGTTCCGTCGAGCTGTTCGACACCGTCGAGCAGGCGATCGCCGATCTCACGCTGGTGTTTGCAACCACCGCCCGGGCCCACGACCAGGCCAAGCCGGTGGTCGGGCCGGAAGGCGCGGCGAGTGCGATCGTCGGTCATGTCGCATCCGGCGGCGGCGCCGGCATTCTGTTCGGGCGCGAGCGCGCCGGCCTGACCAATGAAGAGGTCGCGCTCGCCAACCGCATCATCACCTTCCCGGTGAATCCGGGCTTCGCCTCGCTCAATCTGGCGCAGGCGGTGCTGTTGATGGGCTACGAGTGGTTCAAGCTCTCGACCGCCGGCGCGCTGCCGTTCGCGATGCCCGAGCGGTCCGAGCCGGCCTCCCAGCACCAGATGCAGGCGTTCTTCGACAACCTCGTCGCCGAGCTCGACAAGGTCGAGTTCCTGCGGCCGGCGGAGAAGCGCGACACCATGCTGGTGAACCTGCGCAACATCTTCACCCGGATGGATCCGACCAAGCAGGACATGCACACGCTGCATGGGGTGGTGATGGCGATCGCCGAGGGCCGCAAGGGCCCCGCCAAGGGCGGGGTGCTCGACGGCGCCCAGGCGACGCGCTTGCGGGCGCTGCTCGCCGAGCAGGGGCAGGGTGGCGCGACCGCCGATAGCAGCAGCACCGTGCGCGGGCTCGCCCGGCTGCTCCGCCGCAACCCGACCGACGCCGAACGGATCCTGTGGCAGGCGCTGACGCGGGACCGCCGCTTCGCCGGCCAGTTCAAGCGCCAGACCCCGGTCGGCCGCCACATCCCCGACTTCGTCTCCTTCGTGCACCGGCTCGCGATCGAACTGGTCAACCCGAACGAGAGCGAGGCGATCGGGGCCGACCGCGCCAAGCGCAGAGCCTGGCTCGAGGCGCGCGACTACCGGGTGGTCGACATGCAGGTGGCCGAAGTCGAGCGCAATCTCGACGGCGAACTCGCGCGGCTGGAGGCGGGGCTGCAGCAGGCGCGGTGAAGATCGCCGCCGCTCTCTCCCCGTCCTACGCGTGGATTTGAGCGCGTAGCCCCCTCCACGCGTCGTCCCTGCGAAAGCACTAGGGCATGCACATATTTGGTGCGGCGGATTGACTCGGGATGGAGACAGGGGATTCCAGAATCGGCGATCCGTGTGATTTCTATTGCGACGCTCCAGGTTGGACGGGGGTGTCGGGTGTTGTTACGAATTGACTGGACGTTAGGACGGTTCGGGGATCGTCGTCTCGATAAAGGGGGGCGGCGCTCGTCGAACGCATGGTTGCGGGCAAGACGGTCTGCCTGCGGCGGCTTTCCAGGGGTGATCGTGCGCTGGAGGTGCGGTTCAACCGCTTTCTCGGCCACGACAAGGTGA from Bradyrhizobium elkanii USDA 76 harbors:
- a CDS encoding TrmJ/YjtD family RNA methyltransferase gives rise to the protein MSGTDKTKAGHDLAGPVVILVEPQLGENIGMAARAMGNFALSRMRIVNPRDGWPNIAAQRAAAGADHIIGSVELFDTVEQAIADLTLVFATTARAHDQAKPVVGPEGAASAIVGHVASGGGAGILFGRERAGLTNEEVALANRIITFPVNPGFASLNLAQAVLLMGYEWFKLSTAGALPFAMPERSEPASQHQMQAFFDNLVAELDKVEFLRPAEKRDTMLVNLRNIFTRMDPTKQDMHTLHGVVMAIAEGRKGPAKGGVLDGAQATRLRALLAEQGQGGATADSSSTVRGLARLLRRNPTDAERILWQALTRDRRFAGQFKRQTPVGRHIPDFVSFVHRLAIELVNPNESEAIGADRAKRRAWLEARDYRVVDMQVAEVERNLDGELARLEAGLQQAR